A stretch of Ligilactobacillus faecis DNA encodes these proteins:
- the dtd gene encoding D-aminoacyl-tRNA deacylase: MRVILQRSKNAKVSIAGEVVGQIDHGLVLLVGFTATDSRDEIEYLVKKIVNCRIFSDEDGKLNLNVKQVQGEILSVSQFTLYADTKKGNRPSFSKAQAPEQAQANYELFNEMLAQTGVSVKTGSFGADMQVELVNDGPVTIIFDTDNK, from the coding sequence ATGCGCGTAATATTACAGAGAAGTAAAAATGCTAAAGTTTCGATCGCAGGCGAAGTCGTAGGGCAGATCGATCATGGACTCGTTTTGTTAGTCGGCTTTACAGCGACTGATAGTCGTGATGAGATCGAATATTTAGTTAAAAAGATCGTAAATTGTCGGATCTTTAGCGACGAAGATGGAAAACTCAATTTAAATGTCAAGCAAGTTCAAGGTGAGATCCTCTCAGTCTCGCAATTTACCTTATACGCAGACACTAAAAAAGGAAATCGTCCAAGCTTTAGCAAAGCCCAAGCTCCTGAGCAAGCTCAAGCGAACTATGAACTCTTTAACGAAATGCTAGCTCAAACAGGAGTATCTGTAAAAACAGGTAGTTTTGGTGCTGATATGCAAGTAGAGTTGGTCAATGATGGTCCTGTAACGATCATTTTTGATACTGATAATAAGTAA